A genome region from Actinobacillus arthritidis includes the following:
- a CDS encoding YbhB/YbcL family Raf kinase inhibitor-like protein — protein MKVMSSAIKNGVFEDKYGKRGTQFSPNGMPSYSIPFEISEIPDGTQSFAVVLEDKDAITASGFVWIHWLIADLTRTNITENESLTATDFVQGANSWASKLGNFSIEEASNYGGMAPPNCKHRYELIVYALDTKLNLTSGFRFNDLHFAMQGHILATASVMGTYDV, from the coding sequence ATGAAAGTAATGAGTTCTGCCATTAAAAACGGTGTATTTGAAGATAAATACGGTAAACGAGGTACGCAATTTAGCCCAAATGGGATGCCAAGTTACTCAATTCCATTTGAAATCAGCGAGATACCGGACGGTACACAATCTTTTGCAGTCGTTTTAGAGGATAAAGATGCGATCACTGCCAGCGGTTTTGTCTGGATTCATTGGCTTATTGCCGATTTAACACGGACAAATATCACAGAAAATGAAAGTTTAACCGCCACCGATTTTGTCCAAGGGGCAAATTCATGGGCAAGCAAATTAGGTAATTTCTCTATTGAAGAAGCCTCAAATTATGGCGGTATGGCACCACCGAATTGCAAACACCGCTACGAACTTATTGTTTATGCGTTAGATACCAAACTCAATTTAACTTCCGGTTTCCGCTTTAACGATCTACATTTTGCAATGCAAGGCCATATTTTAGCGACAGCGAGTGTCATGGGAACTTATGATGTTTAA
- a CDS encoding type II toxin-antitoxin system RelE/ParE family toxin, translating into MYEIVFYRDKRGREPVKESLLGLLKQSHNDNREKLQKISHHLSILHLHGTRAGENYIKHLEDRIWQIRPMSDCLLLTSIIRGQFVLLHYLAKSHYRIPKREIERAKSRLADLQARIKDEPYWF; encoded by the coding sequence ATGTATGAAATAGTCTTTTATCGAGATAAACGGGGGCGAGAGCCTGTCAAAGAGTCACTATTGGGACTGCTAAAACAATCGCACAACGATAACCGTGAAAAATTGCAAAAAATCAGTCATCATTTAAGCATCTTACATTTACACGGTACACGAGCCGGCGAAAATTATATAAAACATTTGGAAGACCGCATTTGGCAGATTCGTCCAATGAGTGATTGTTTATTACTTACTAGTATTATCAGAGGGCAATTTGTCTTATTGCACTATTTAGCAAAATCCCATTATCGTATCCCTAAACGGGAAATCGAACGAGCAAAAAGCAGATTAGCAGACTTACAAGCGAGGATAAAAGATGAGCCCTATTGGTTCTAG
- a CDS encoding helix-turn-helix domain-containing protein produces the protein MSPIGSSWHSFEQQVLNPLDIEEQNFRIKLILEIIETRQALGISQRKLESLSGVKQSMIARVEKGSSNPSLATLLKLLVPLGKTLQIVPLNADK, from the coding sequence ATGAGCCCTATTGGTTCTAGTTGGCATTCATTTGAACAACAAGTGTTGAATCCTTTAGACATTGAAGAACAAAATTTCCGCATAAAACTTATTCTTGAAATTATAGAAACCCGTCAAGCACTCGGTATTTCTCAACGCAAGTTAGAAAGTTTAAGCGGCGTAAAGCAATCAATGATTGCCCGAGTAGAAAAAGGCTCGTCCAATCCTTCTTTGGCAACACTATTAAAATTACTGGTTCCGCTAGGTAAAACGCTACAAATCGTACCGCTGAATGCAGATAAATAA
- the artP gene encoding arginine ABC transporter ATP-binding protein ArtP: protein MAIRIHNVNFFYGSSQALFDINLDIEKGDTVVLLGPSGAGKSTLIRTLNLMEIPQSGTLEIAQHKFNLSAKTDAKEIALLRREVGMVFQQYHLWPHLSVLQNLIEAPMKVLGLAKEEAIQRAKAHLDRLRLGEFADRFPLQLSGGQQQRVAIARALMMRPQVLLFDEPTAALDPEITAQVVDIIKELQGTGITQVIVTHEVGVARKVATKVVYMEKGKIIEQGGADCFEHPKTAQFENYLSHSE from the coding sequence ATGGCAATTCGTATTCACAACGTCAACTTTTTTTACGGTTCAAGCCAAGCATTATTCGATATTAATTTAGATATTGAAAAAGGCGATACGGTAGTGCTGTTAGGTCCGAGCGGTGCGGGTAAAAGTACCCTGATTCGTACGCTAAACTTAATGGAAATTCCACAATCAGGTACGCTTGAAATCGCACAACATAAATTCAATCTTTCAGCAAAAACCGATGCCAAAGAAATTGCATTATTACGCCGTGAAGTCGGTATGGTGTTTCAACAATATCATTTATGGCCTCATCTAAGCGTTTTACAAAACCTGATTGAAGCGCCAATGAAGGTGCTTGGTTTAGCTAAGGAAGAAGCAATTCAGCGTGCTAAAGCACATTTGGATCGTTTACGTTTAGGCGAATTTGCCGACCGTTTTCCATTACAGTTATCCGGTGGTCAGCAACAACGTGTGGCAATTGCCCGTGCGTTAATGATGCGACCACAAGTCTTACTGTTTGATGAACCGACAGCCGCATTAGATCCTGAAATTACTGCACAAGTGGTTGATATTATTAAAGAATTACAAGGAACTGGTATTACTCAGGTTATCGTTACTCACGAAGTCGGTGTCGCACGTAAAGTGGCAACCAAAGTGGTGTATATGGAAAAAGGCAAAATTATCGAACAAGGCGGAGCAGATTGTTTTGAACATCCGAAAACCGCTCAATTTGAAAATTATCTCTCTCACTCAGAATAA
- a CDS encoding elongation factor P hydroxylase: MNQDNHKIEDIIRIFDECFAEEYNTRLEKGEDYPIYLPAFLDEDGVKSERPYNVILFAHGYYSSALHEIAHWLVAGTERRKLEDFGYWYEPDGRSAERQREFESVEVKPQAIEWVLATAAGFRYFASADNLSGNPGDNSAFKQAVFDQVKIYAERGYLPKRAETLRKALAKFYGTEDKIDLANFDLARI; this comes from the coding sequence ATGAACCAAGACAATCATAAAATTGAAGACATTATTCGTATTTTCGATGAATGTTTCGCCGAAGAATACAATACTCGCTTAGAAAAGGGCGAAGACTACCCGATTTACTTACCCGCATTTTTAGATGAAGACGGCGTGAAATCTGAGCGTCCATATAACGTGATTTTATTTGCACACGGCTATTACAGCAGTGCATTACATGAGATTGCCCATTGGCTTGTGGCAGGAACCGAACGCCGTAAATTAGAAGATTTCGGCTATTGGTACGAACCGGACGGACGCTCGGCGGAACGTCAGCGTGAATTTGAATCGGTGGAAGTGAAACCGCAAGCGATTGAATGGGTGTTAGCAACCGCCGCGGGCTTTCGCTATTTTGCCAGTGCGGATAATCTTTCCGGCAATCCGGGCGATAATTCTGCGTTTAAACAAGCGGTTTTTGATCAAGTAAAAATTTATGCGGAACGAGGTTATTTACCGAAACGTGCCGAAACGCTACGTAAAGCGTTAGCCA